In Polycladomyces subterraneus, a single window of DNA contains:
- a CDS encoding B3/B4 domain-containing protein: MITLSAQIQSILPRFRLAAIVYQGITVAPSTGPFRGRFQLFQEHLRMENDTDTIGQIPAIQAMREAFRQAGTSPSRYRPSAEALLRRVLKGENLYTVNSAVDANNFFSLKYRLPFGIYDLSAIDGDIVCDIGGEKDSYQGLNGREIRMDGKILLRDAQGAFGSPYVDSTRTGVTEKTRDCLQIIFAHEVDDDELLTIAKQVSRWFVQLNGGDIADTSVIR, from the coding sequence ATGATCACATTGAGCGCACAAATCCAATCGATTTTGCCCCGATTTCGACTGGCTGCCATTGTTTACCAAGGGATCACCGTCGCCCCTTCAACCGGACCGTTTCGCGGTCGCTTCCAATTGTTTCAGGAACACCTTCGTATGGAGAACGACACCGACACAATCGGGCAAATTCCCGCCATTCAAGCGATGCGAGAAGCATTTCGACAGGCCGGTACTTCCCCGTCCCGATATCGGCCGTCTGCTGAAGCCCTGCTTCGCCGGGTGTTGAAAGGGGAAAACCTCTACACCGTCAACAGTGCAGTAGATGCCAACAACTTCTTTTCCCTGAAATACCGCCTTCCCTTCGGCATCTATGATTTGTCCGCCATCGACGGTGACATTGTTTGTGACATCGGCGGTGAAAAAGATTCGTATCAGGGATTGAACGGCCGGGAAATCCGAATGGACGGCAAAATCCTGCTCAGGGATGCGCAAGGTGCGTTCGGCAGTCCGTATGTGGACTCTACCCGCACCGGTGTGACGGAGAAGACGCGGGATTGTTTACAAATCATCTTTGCCCATGAGGTGGATGACGATGAGCTCCTGACCATCGCTAAACAGGTTAGTCGTTGGTTTGTCCAACTCAATGGGGGAGATATCGCAGATACATCCGTCATCCGGTGA
- a CDS encoding HAD family hydrolase, whose product MTLAYRLLVSDIDGTIANRAKEIADVNRRAVSLYRQSGGQFTLATGRSYAEAKRFINLLNPDLPVILCNGAVLYDPSSDRLTPIAVLQRDVAADVLKQLTGLRLNIDIFVYTSDAVYATQVGPLAQAGMDSEDFHLEIIESFDLLAEVPWIKFVVVADHEEMKQLHAWSKTVTHDVEFVQSSDHYFEVLPPNISKGAALARIAEERGIPSRQIATIGDHLNDLSMLRMAGLSAAVANAHPHVLQTADIVVPSNDEGGVAYLIHQHLLKDMKIQTQAAR is encoded by the coding sequence TTGACGCTGGCTTATCGACTTTTGGTATCGGACATCGACGGTACAATCGCCAACAGAGCGAAAGAGATTGCGGATGTCAACCGCCGTGCGGTCTCCCTGTATCGTCAATCTGGCGGACAGTTCACGTTAGCCACCGGACGCAGTTATGCCGAAGCAAAACGATTCATCAATCTGTTAAACCCGGATCTGCCCGTCATTCTGTGTAATGGCGCTGTGCTGTATGACCCGTCTTCTGATCGGTTAACTCCGATTGCCGTATTGCAGCGGGATGTGGCGGCTGACGTGCTGAAGCAACTGACAGGATTACGCCTGAACATCGACATTTTTGTTTACACCTCCGACGCCGTCTACGCCACCCAGGTCGGTCCATTGGCCCAAGCGGGCATGGACAGTGAGGATTTTCATCTGGAGATCATCGAGAGCTTCGACTTGTTGGCGGAGGTACCGTGGATCAAGTTTGTCGTTGTTGCCGATCATGAAGAAATGAAACAACTCCACGCTTGGTCGAAAACGGTCACCCATGATGTGGAGTTTGTCCAATCCTCCGATCATTACTTCGAGGTCCTGCCGCCCAATATTTCCAAAGGAGCGGCCTTGGCACGTATCGCCGAGGAGCGGGGAATCCCGAGCCGTCAAATCGCGACGATCGGCGATCATCTCAATGACCTTTCTATGTTACGAATGGCCGGTTTGTCGGCAGCCGTCGCTAACGCCCATCCCCATGTCCTGCAAACGGCAGATATCGTGGTCCCCAGCAATGACGAAGGGGGCGTGGCCTATCTCATTCACCAGCATTTGTTAAAAGATATGAAGATACAAACACAGGCGGCTCGATAA
- a CDS encoding FMN-binding glutamate synthase family protein: MIRFIENLIRSAINDTVDKAITRAIRDQYTENLFEMMPTTQKVGLTNLMEIAMRANQGTPISRPLGSPIHMSPWEKILFNPCHLFRFPTPENVGIHTPVTIGHRAKKPLTISIPIMIAAMSFGGALSKSAKIALARAATAVGTATNSGEAGLLEEERDAAQLFIGQYNRGGWMNEPDKYRRLDAIEIQLGQGAQGSAPQRTTAKNIGVDYREVFGLKKGEDAWIHSRLPGVQSKEDFIRLVRRLRDETGVPVGLKIAATHHLEKELAIAVEAEVDFVTLDGAEGGTHGGSPTLQDDVGLPTLFAISRAMEFFAKKGVIRDINLIATGGLVTPGQMLKAIALGADAVYIGTAALMAMVSEQMVKAVPFEPPTSLIVYTGKMTDRLDIDQAVMNLVRYLNACVHEMEQVAMTLGKTALTDITKSDLCTLDPFLAKATGIPLGTVSPEHQDRFFEEVTPWFQPEQHSVPEKENIHPH, from the coding sequence ATGATAAGATTCATTGAGAATCTGATCCGATCCGCTATCAATGATACGGTGGACAAAGCGATTACGAGAGCCATCCGCGACCAGTACACGGAAAATCTGTTTGAAATGATGCCCACCACCCAGAAGGTCGGGTTGACCAACCTGATGGAGATCGCCATGCGGGCGAACCAGGGAACTCCCATATCACGGCCGCTGGGGAGTCCGATTCACATGTCGCCGTGGGAAAAGATCTTATTCAACCCGTGTCATCTGTTTCGATTCCCTACCCCGGAAAATGTGGGCATTCACACACCAGTCACCATTGGACATCGTGCCAAAAAACCGTTGACGATCTCCATTCCGATCATGATAGCCGCGATGTCCTTCGGTGGAGCATTGAGTAAGAGTGCCAAAATCGCATTGGCTAGAGCGGCGACCGCTGTCGGGACAGCGACCAATTCCGGTGAGGCGGGTCTGTTGGAAGAGGAAAGGGACGCGGCACAACTTTTTATCGGGCAGTATAACCGGGGCGGTTGGATGAATGAACCGGACAAATACCGACGTTTGGATGCGATCGAAATTCAATTGGGTCAAGGGGCCCAAGGTTCGGCTCCACAACGGACGACCGCCAAGAATATCGGAGTGGACTACCGAGAAGTTTTCGGTTTAAAAAAAGGGGAAGACGCTTGGATTCATTCACGTCTTCCCGGAGTTCAATCCAAAGAGGATTTTATCCGCTTGGTTCGCCGGCTTCGAGACGAAACCGGTGTCCCGGTCGGATTGAAAATCGCTGCGACGCATCATCTGGAAAAGGAATTGGCAATCGCAGTGGAAGCCGAAGTGGATTTTGTAACGCTAGACGGCGCGGAAGGCGGTACGCACGGTGGCTCCCCCACTTTGCAGGATGACGTCGGATTGCCCACCCTTTTTGCCATCTCCAGGGCAATGGAGTTTTTCGCCAAAAAAGGTGTGATACGCGACATCAATCTGATTGCAACAGGCGGGCTGGTCACGCCGGGACAAATGCTCAAAGCGATCGCCTTGGGAGCGGATGCTGTGTATATCGGTACGGCGGCGCTGATGGCGATGGTCAGTGAGCAAATGGTCAAAGCTGTTCCATTTGAGCCGCCCACCAGTCTGATCGTCTACACCGGCAAAATGACGGATCGGTTGGACATCGATCAGGCGGTCATGAATTTGGTTCGGTATCTGAACGCTTGTGTTCATGAAATGGAGCAAGTGGCGATGACACTGGGCAAAACGGCACTGACGGACATCACGAAGTCGGATCTTTGCACACTGGATCCTTTCTTGGCAAAAGCCACCGGTATCCCACTGGGAACCGTCTCACCCGAGCATCAGGACCGTTTTTTTGAAGAGGTCACACCGTGGTTTCAACCCGAACAGCATTCGGTACCGGAAAAAGAAAATATACACCCGCACTGA
- a CDS encoding Hsp20/alpha crystallin family protein produces MAWLQRFDPFDRIPITHFRHELNRTFQRFFGQPFLTDGDFLAERGTFMPTFNVEEHEDHYMVEVEVPGMDVKDVNIEVHGNTLVIKGEKRRKTEREKEGRVHVMESSYGAFHRSFTLPENADPQGITAKRRNGVLYIRIPKDQTKTPDRLISGTITRFSNT; encoded by the coding sequence GTGGCTTGGCTCCAACGGTTTGATCCTTTTGACCGCATCCCGATCACCCATTTTCGCCATGAGTTGAATCGGACATTCCAACGTTTTTTCGGGCAGCCTTTCTTGACCGACGGTGATTTCCTCGCAGAGCGCGGGACTTTCATGCCCACTTTCAATGTGGAGGAACATGAGGATCACTATATGGTGGAAGTGGAGGTTCCGGGAATGGATGTCAAGGATGTGAACATCGAGGTACACGGAAACACATTAGTCATCAAAGGGGAAAAACGACGCAAAACCGAACGGGAAAAAGAGGGGCGTGTTCACGTCATGGAGAGCAGCTACGGTGCTTTCCACCGTTCCTTCACCTTGCCGGAAAACGCTGATCCCCAGGGAATTACGGCGAAAAGACGCAACGGCGTCCTCTACATCCGGATTCCCAAAGATCAAACCAAAACACCCGACAGATTGATATCCGGGACGATAACCCGCTTCAGTAACACGTAA